The DNA sequence CAAGCTGCGCGGCAGCGTCGTCGAAGAGCACACCCTCGCCCGTCGCGGCGCGGAGAAGCTGTGGGACCTCCTGCACACCGAGGACTACATCCACGCGCTGGGCGCGCTCACCGGCAACCAGGCCGTCCAGCAGGTCCGCGCCGGCCTGCAGGCGATCTACCTGTCCGGCTGGCAGGTCGCGGCCGACGCCAACCTGGCCGGCCAGACCTACCCCGACCAGAGCCTCTACCCGGCCAACTCCGTGCCGGCCGTGGTCCGCCGGATCAACAACGCGCTGGGCCGCGCCGACCAGATCAACTGGGCCGAGGGCAACACCGACATCGACTGGTACGCCCCCATCGTCGCCGACGCGGAAGCGGGCTTCGGTGGCCCGCTCAACGCGTTCGAGCTGATGAAGGGCATGATCGCCGCCGGCGCCGCGGGTGTGCACTGGGAAGACCAGCTCGCGTCCGAGAAGAAGTGCGGCCACCTCGGTGGCAAGGTGCTGATCCCGACCAAGCAGCACGAGCGCACGCTGAACGCCGCCCGCCTCGCCGCCGACGTCCTCGACGTGCCGACCCTCGTGGTCGCCCGCACCGACGCGCAGGCCGCGACGCTGCTGACCAGCGACGTCGACGAGCGTGACCAGAAGTTCCTCACCGGCGGCCGCACCGCCGAGGGCTTCTACGAGGTCACCAACGGCATCGACCCGTGCATCGAGCGCGGCCTGGCCTACGCCCAGTACGCCGACCTGCTCTGGATGGAGACCTCGAAGCCGGACCTCGAGGTGGCGCGCAAGTACGCCGAGGCGATCAAGGCGAAGTTCCCGGACCAGATGCTGGCCTACAACTGCTCGCCGTCGTTCAACTGGAAGAAGCACCTGGACGACGCCACGATCGCGAAGTTCCAGCGCGAGCTCGGGCACATGGGCTACAAGTTCCAGTTCATCACGCTGGCCGGCTTCCACGCGCTGAACTACTCGATGTTCGACCTGGCGCACGGTTACGCCCGCGAGGGCATGACCGCCTACGTCGACCTGCAGGAGCGCGAGTTCGCGTCGGAGGCCCGTGGTTACACCGCCACGAAGCACCAGCGCGAGGTCGGCACCGGCTTCTTCGACCAGGTCGCGACCGCCCTGAACCCGACCAGCTCCACCACGGCGCTGAAGGGTTCCACGGAGGAAGCCCAGTTCTGACGCACTTCGCGGGCCGGCGGCGTCCCCCTGCGCCGCCGGCCCGCGACCCCCCACTTCCCTTCCCTGCACAGCTCTGCTCGCGGAGGCACCCCATGGTTGATCGACTGAACTACCGCATCGAGGTCACCGGGCCGGTCGAGGGCCGGTTCGCCGAAATCCTCACCCCGGCGGCACTCGACTTCCTGGCCAAGCTCGACAACACGTTCGCCGGCCGCCGGCGCGAGCTGCTCGACGCCCGCCGTGTGCGCCGCGAGGAGCTGCAGTCGGGGGAGCGCCCGCTCGGCTTCCTGCCCGAGACCCGCCGGATCCGCGACGACGAGTCGTGGAACGTCGCGCCGACCGCGCCGGGCCTGGAAGACCGCCGCGTCGAGATCACCGGTCCGACCGACCGCAAGATGACGGTCAACGCGCTGAACTCGGGCGCGAAGGTGTGGCTGGCGGACTTCGAAGACGCGACGTCGCCGACGTGGCACAACGTGATCGACGGCCAGCTCAACCTGATCGACGCGATCCGCCGCAACATCGACTTCACGACTGGAGCCGGCAAGCAGTACACGATCGGCGACGACCCCGCGACGATCGTCGCGCGGCCGCGCGGCTGGCACCTGGTGGAGAAGCACATCCGCATCGACGGCCGTCCGGTGTCGGCGAGCCTGGTCGACTTCGGCCTGTTCTTCTTCCACAACGCCCGCCAGCTGGTGGCCCGCGGCGTCGGCCCGTACTTCTACCTGCCGAAGCTCGAGAACCACCACGAAGCGCGGCTGTGGAACGACGTCTTCCTGCTGGCGCAGCGCGAACTCGGCGTCCCGCGGGGCACGATCCGCGCCACCGTGCTGATCGAGACGATCACCGCCGCGTTCGAGATGGACGAGATCCTCTACGAACTGCGCGAGCACGCGGCGGGCCTGAACGCCGGGCGCTGGGACTACATCTTCAGCATGATCAAGAACTTCGCCGAGCACGGCGCCGACTTCGTGCTGCCGGACCGCGCGCAGGTCACCATGACCGTGCCGTTCATGCGGGCCTACACCGAGCTGCTGGTGCGGACCTGCCACAAGCGCGGCGCGCACGCCATCGGCGGTATGGCCGCGTTCATCCCGAGCAAGGACCCGGAGGTCACCGCGACCGCGCTCGACAAGGTCCGCGCCGACAAGGAACGCGAGGCCGGCGACGGTTTCGACGGTTCGTGGGTCGCGCACCCCGGTCTGGTCCCGGTCTGCCGCGAGGTCTTCGACGGCGTGCTCGGCGGCTGGCCGAACCAGCTCGGCAAGCTGC is a window from the Amycolatopsis sp. NBC_00355 genome containing:
- the aceA gene encoding isocitrate lyase, coding for MTEQAKQAAAELTAKWANDPRWAGVQRSYSAEDVVKLRGSVVEEHTLARRGAEKLWDLLHTEDYIHALGALTGNQAVQQVRAGLQAIYLSGWQVAADANLAGQTYPDQSLYPANSVPAVVRRINNALGRADQINWAEGNTDIDWYAPIVADAEAGFGGPLNAFELMKGMIAAGAAGVHWEDQLASEKKCGHLGGKVLIPTKQHERTLNAARLAADVLDVPTLVVARTDAQAATLLTSDVDERDQKFLTGGRTAEGFYEVTNGIDPCIERGLAYAQYADLLWMETSKPDLEVARKYAEAIKAKFPDQMLAYNCSPSFNWKKHLDDATIAKFQRELGHMGYKFQFITLAGFHALNYSMFDLAHGYAREGMTAYVDLQEREFASEARGYTATKHQREVGTGFFDQVATALNPTSSTTALKGSTEEAQF
- the aceB gene encoding malate synthase A; this encodes MVDRLNYRIEVTGPVEGRFAEILTPAALDFLAKLDNTFAGRRRELLDARRVRREELQSGERPLGFLPETRRIRDDESWNVAPTAPGLEDRRVEITGPTDRKMTVNALNSGAKVWLADFEDATSPTWHNVIDGQLNLIDAIRRNIDFTTGAGKQYTIGDDPATIVARPRGWHLVEKHIRIDGRPVSASLVDFGLFFFHNARQLVARGVGPYFYLPKLENHHEARLWNDVFLLAQRELGVPRGTIRATVLIETITAAFEMDEILYELREHAAGLNAGRWDYIFSMIKNFAEHGADFVLPDRAQVTMTVPFMRAYTELLVRTCHKRGAHAIGGMAAFIPSKDPEVTATALDKVRADKEREAGDGFDGSWVAHPGLVPVCREVFDGVLGGWPNQLGKLREDVDVTAEDLLDVASAGGEVTEAGVRANINVALRYVDAWLRGTGAAAIHNLMEDAATAEIARCQIWQWIRNGTKLEDGTALTRELAVEFLDDELASVRAELGDGNRLGDAYKIFTETALGEKLPSFLTTGAYARYLTDAR